The window AAGCTCCGCCCCCTCTCGGAGTTAGCGGCGTACATCAAACAAGAGCAGCATCTGCCAGAGATTCCCTCGGCGGCGATGATCAAGCAACAGGGGATGAACTTGAGTGAGATGCAGATGCAATTACTCAAGAAGATCGAAGAGCTCACGCTCTACACCATTCAACAAGAGCACGCCAATACCACACAAGCTGCTCGCATTGTTACTCTCGAACAGACACTTGCCGCAGCGCTTGCTCGCTTGTCGGCCCTAGAGCATGGACGGCAACAGACGCCGTAAGCGCCACGTACGCCAGAAACTAACGTCGTACAGTTCACCTATAGTGAGGGTGAATTTGCCGAGGCGTAACAGGCATACGTTTTTAGGAGGGCCGCGATGCGGTGGTGCGTAGTGAACCGTCAGCTCTCTTTGAGGTCTGTCGGCTTGTACACTTCAAGGTCATTGATGTGATCAAAATCACCGTTTGCAGTAGCCAACTTTTTGAGCCCGTGTGTACGCATACAAGCAACAACTAAAGAGTCATTTGTCAGCAGCCCTTCTCCCTGGCGAACTGTCGCACTTGTCTGTACGATTTCAGACGTAAGAGCGAGAATTGTGATGTTCATCAGGGGAATTTTATTTGCGTGGTCTTGATACTGCGTGAGTTGTTTGACCAGCGCTGGTGTTTCCCCCAGTTTTCTCACCGCTGTTTTAGCTGAGACTAGCCCTTTTGTGATTGCCTCAGCAACCATAAGACGATGCAGCACTTCGGCCAGAACGGGCGTAGATGTGTATCCCTGTACCTCGCGTCGGGCGCAGCGTTCCAAGAGTGCTTTGCATTGGGGAGAATGTCCACCAAAATGGTAGATGAAGATGTTGGCATCAACAAACACACTATGACCATCCCGCAGCTCAGCCAAGATCATATTCCAGCTCTTTATCTTCCGCGACCCAGTGGAGTGTCTCCGGATCGAGCGTCAGTGTTGCCCATGTGGTTTGAACAACCGCTAGCGCGTGTTGTGCCTCTTTATTCTCCCTCGTACTGTGCTGCTCGATCCACTCATCAATAAGGGTGAGAATCTTCGCTCGGGTGCTTTCTGGCAGCCGTTGTAACTTTGCAACAATTGCTTCCTCAAGAGTCATTGCATCACCTCTCCTGTGAACGGGCTCGGGTTGCTCTGAACGTAGCATAGAATGGGGCCGAGTCAGAGGTCCTACCGGGTCACGCCGGAGCGCACAGCAAGCGTCCCACCTGCGACCTCTCACGTTCATGCTCTCACGCCATTGCGCTACTGCACAAGTCCCGATTCCACGACCGTCATGAAAAAATTTTCTCGGTTTTGCCCGTTTAGGAACAACTGTTCCACCTTTTGTTACGCCTAAGAGGGTAGACATTGCGAATATTGGCAGCGGACACGAGCAGAAGGAGGAACCCGGAGAATGGTCTATCGACGTTTACGGTGCTTCGCACGATGGCTCACGATTGTGACGTTGGGCTTAATAGGAGGGCTG is drawn from Deltaproteobacteria bacterium and contains these coding sequences:
- a CDS encoding PIN domain-containing protein, which produces MILAELRDGHSVFVDANIFIYHFGGHSPQCKALLERCARREVQGYTSTPVLAEVLHRLMVAEAITKGLVSAKTAVRKLGETPALVKQLTQYQDHANKIPLMNITILALTSEIVQTSATVRQGEGLLTNDSLVVACMRTHGLKKLATANGDFDHINDLEVYKPTDLKES